Proteins encoded within one genomic window of Gambusia affinis linkage group LG23, SWU_Gaff_1.0, whole genome shotgun sequence:
- the cbll1 gene encoding E3 ubiquitin-protein ligase Hakai isoform X1 gives MDQGAENDLPGGDGSGSLSDLDVRRRIPIKLLSKPPLRSKPPPRIQRPGIRPCKPEPGEDDKFNFKQEERFDCCTKAGDVFGSQRRFPQPLFWDYKLNLIGERDGVPIHFCDKCGLPIQLYGRMIPCKHVFCYDCALLHEKKGEKMCPGLNMYSCTEPVQRIEQCQRGSLFMCSIVSGCKRTYLSQRDLQAHVNHRHLRASKSSRQEPVHLPPPEVPERFRVPPPHIPKSHVHLPAPLPPYSQPPPPSPHDGPPPPSPLGPETFRISTVTTRKHSNLITVPIHDDSSSREPHPAGPGPGQPPHHHPGDYPGQPPVVSHSHHMMAPPQHNFGPPPPPPPISHPMQHPAQASGTPHMVYNQAPPPPMSTAPPPITPPPGHIMGQIPPYINHPPPGPPPQHSGPPVNAPPPHHYNPSSMQQFSEDQGTLSPPFSQPGGMSPGMWPAPRGPPPRMQGPPPQGQMPGPHHPDQNRYRPYYQ, from the exons ATGGACCAAGGCG CAGAAAATGACCTCCCAGGCGGCGACGGCTCGGGGAGTCTGAGTGACCTGGACGTTCGCAGACGGATTCCCATTAAGCTGCTGTCCAAGCCGCCCCTCAGGAGCAAACCTCCACCCCGCATCCAGAGACCCGGCATCAGGCCCTGTAAACCCGAACCTGGAGAGGACG ATAAATTCAACTTCAAGCAAGAGGAGCGCTTTGACTGTTGCACTAAAGCTGGCGATGTGTTCGGGAGTCAGAGGAGATTTCCACAGCCGCTTTTTTGGGACTATAAG TTGAACTTGATCGGTGAAAGAGATGGAGTCCCGATTCACTTCTGTGACAAATGCGGTCTCCCCATTCAGCTGTATGGACGGATG ATTCCCTGTAAGCATGTCTTCTGCTACGACTGTGCTCTGCTGCACGAGAAGAAAGGAGAGAAGATGTGTCCAGG GTTGAACATGTACAGCTGCACGGAGCCGGTGCAGCGCATCGAGCAGTGCCAGCGTGGCTCGCTCTTCATGTGCAGCATCGTGTCGGGATGTAAGCGCACCTACCTGTCCCAGCGCGACCTGCAGGCGCACGTCAACCACCGCCACCTGAGGGCGTCCAAGTCGTCTCGCCAGGAACCCGTTCACCTGCCGCCGCCCGAGGTGCCGGAGCGCTTCCGCGTGCCTCCGCCGCACATCCCGAAGAGCCACGTCCACCTACCGGCGCCGCTGCCGCCCTACAGCCAGCCACCACCGCCCAGTCCCCACGACGGCCCGCCGCCGCCGTCCCCGCTGGGGCCCGAAACCTTCCGCATCTCCACGGTAACCACCCGCAAACACAGCAACCTCATCACGGTGCCCATCCACGATGACTCGTCGTCCCGGGAACCCCACCCCGCGGGGCCCGGCCCCGGCCagcccccccaccaccaccccgGGGACTACCCTGGTCAGCCACCTGTGGTGTCGCACTCCCACCACATGATGGCGCCACCTCAGCATAACTTTggccctcctcctccccctccgccCATCAGCCACCCCATGCAGCATCCCGCCCAGGCCTCTGGGACCCCACACATGGTGTACAACCAGGCGCCCCCACCCCCAATGTCAACAGCTCCCCCACCCATCACCCCCCCACCTGGGCACATCATGGGCCAGATCCCCCCCTATATCAACCACCCGCCCCCAGGACCTCCACCGCAGCACAGCGGACCCCCTGTTAACGCCCCCCCACCACATCACTATAACCCCTCCTCCATGCAGCAGTTCTCTGAGGACCAGGGCACCCTGAGCCCCCCCTTCAGCCAGCCGGGGGGTATGAGCCCCGGCATGTGGCCCGCCCCCAGAGGGCCGCCGCCCCGGATGCAGGGGCCCCCGCCCCAGGGTCAGATGCCAGGGCCGCACCACCCAGACCAGAACCGCTACAGGCCATACTACCAGTAA
- the cbll1 gene encoding E3 ubiquitin-protein ligase Hakai isoform X2 produces MDQGENDLPGGDGSGSLSDLDVRRRIPIKLLSKPPLRSKPPPRIQRPGIRPCKPEPGEDDKFNFKQEERFDCCTKAGDVFGSQRRFPQPLFWDYKLNLIGERDGVPIHFCDKCGLPIQLYGRMIPCKHVFCYDCALLHEKKGEKMCPGLNMYSCTEPVQRIEQCQRGSLFMCSIVSGCKRTYLSQRDLQAHVNHRHLRASKSSRQEPVHLPPPEVPERFRVPPPHIPKSHVHLPAPLPPYSQPPPPSPHDGPPPPSPLGPETFRISTVTTRKHSNLITVPIHDDSSSREPHPAGPGPGQPPHHHPGDYPGQPPVVSHSHHMMAPPQHNFGPPPPPPPISHPMQHPAQASGTPHMVYNQAPPPPMSTAPPPITPPPGHIMGQIPPYINHPPPGPPPQHSGPPVNAPPPHHYNPSSMQQFSEDQGTLSPPFSQPGGMSPGMWPAPRGPPPRMQGPPPQGQMPGPHHPDQNRYRPYYQ; encoded by the exons ATGGACCAAGGCG AAAATGACCTCCCAGGCGGCGACGGCTCGGGGAGTCTGAGTGACCTGGACGTTCGCAGACGGATTCCCATTAAGCTGCTGTCCAAGCCGCCCCTCAGGAGCAAACCTCCACCCCGCATCCAGAGACCCGGCATCAGGCCCTGTAAACCCGAACCTGGAGAGGACG ATAAATTCAACTTCAAGCAAGAGGAGCGCTTTGACTGTTGCACTAAAGCTGGCGATGTGTTCGGGAGTCAGAGGAGATTTCCACAGCCGCTTTTTTGGGACTATAAG TTGAACTTGATCGGTGAAAGAGATGGAGTCCCGATTCACTTCTGTGACAAATGCGGTCTCCCCATTCAGCTGTATGGACGGATG ATTCCCTGTAAGCATGTCTTCTGCTACGACTGTGCTCTGCTGCACGAGAAGAAAGGAGAGAAGATGTGTCCAGG GTTGAACATGTACAGCTGCACGGAGCCGGTGCAGCGCATCGAGCAGTGCCAGCGTGGCTCGCTCTTCATGTGCAGCATCGTGTCGGGATGTAAGCGCACCTACCTGTCCCAGCGCGACCTGCAGGCGCACGTCAACCACCGCCACCTGAGGGCGTCCAAGTCGTCTCGCCAGGAACCCGTTCACCTGCCGCCGCCCGAGGTGCCGGAGCGCTTCCGCGTGCCTCCGCCGCACATCCCGAAGAGCCACGTCCACCTACCGGCGCCGCTGCCGCCCTACAGCCAGCCACCACCGCCCAGTCCCCACGACGGCCCGCCGCCGCCGTCCCCGCTGGGGCCCGAAACCTTCCGCATCTCCACGGTAACCACCCGCAAACACAGCAACCTCATCACGGTGCCCATCCACGATGACTCGTCGTCCCGGGAACCCCACCCCGCGGGGCCCGGCCCCGGCCagcccccccaccaccaccccgGGGACTACCCTGGTCAGCCACCTGTGGTGTCGCACTCCCACCACATGATGGCGCCACCTCAGCATAACTTTggccctcctcctccccctccgccCATCAGCCACCCCATGCAGCATCCCGCCCAGGCCTCTGGGACCCCACACATGGTGTACAACCAGGCGCCCCCACCCCCAATGTCAACAGCTCCCCCACCCATCACCCCCCCACCTGGGCACATCATGGGCCAGATCCCCCCCTATATCAACCACCCGCCCCCAGGACCTCCACCGCAGCACAGCGGACCCCCTGTTAACGCCCCCCCACCACATCACTATAACCCCTCCTCCATGCAGCAGTTCTCTGAGGACCAGGGCACCCTGAGCCCCCCCTTCAGCCAGCCGGGGGGTATGAGCCCCGGCATGTGGCCCGCCCCCAGAGGGCCGCCGCCCCGGATGCAGGGGCCCCCGCCCCAGGGTCAGATGCCAGGGCCGCACCACCCAGACCAGAACCGCTACAGGCCATACTACCAGTAA
- the cbll1 gene encoding E3 ubiquitin-protein ligase Hakai isoform X3, protein MIPCKHVFCYDCALLHEKKGEKMCPGLNMYSCTEPVQRIEQCQRGSLFMCSIVSGCKRTYLSQRDLQAHVNHRHLRASKSSRQEPVHLPPPEVPERFRVPPPHIPKSHVHLPAPLPPYSQPPPPSPHDGPPPPSPLGPETFRISTVTTRKHSNLITVPIHDDSSSREPHPAGPGPGQPPHHHPGDYPGQPPVVSHSHHMMAPPQHNFGPPPPPPPISHPMQHPAQASGTPHMVYNQAPPPPMSTAPPPITPPPGHIMGQIPPYINHPPPGPPPQHSGPPVNAPPPHHYNPSSMQQFSEDQGTLSPPFSQPGGMSPGMWPAPRGPPPRMQGPPPQGQMPGPHHPDQNRYRPYYQ, encoded by the exons ATG ATTCCCTGTAAGCATGTCTTCTGCTACGACTGTGCTCTGCTGCACGAGAAGAAAGGAGAGAAGATGTGTCCAGG GTTGAACATGTACAGCTGCACGGAGCCGGTGCAGCGCATCGAGCAGTGCCAGCGTGGCTCGCTCTTCATGTGCAGCATCGTGTCGGGATGTAAGCGCACCTACCTGTCCCAGCGCGACCTGCAGGCGCACGTCAACCACCGCCACCTGAGGGCGTCCAAGTCGTCTCGCCAGGAACCCGTTCACCTGCCGCCGCCCGAGGTGCCGGAGCGCTTCCGCGTGCCTCCGCCGCACATCCCGAAGAGCCACGTCCACCTACCGGCGCCGCTGCCGCCCTACAGCCAGCCACCACCGCCCAGTCCCCACGACGGCCCGCCGCCGCCGTCCCCGCTGGGGCCCGAAACCTTCCGCATCTCCACGGTAACCACCCGCAAACACAGCAACCTCATCACGGTGCCCATCCACGATGACTCGTCGTCCCGGGAACCCCACCCCGCGGGGCCCGGCCCCGGCCagcccccccaccaccaccccgGGGACTACCCTGGTCAGCCACCTGTGGTGTCGCACTCCCACCACATGATGGCGCCACCTCAGCATAACTTTggccctcctcctccccctccgccCATCAGCCACCCCATGCAGCATCCCGCCCAGGCCTCTGGGACCCCACACATGGTGTACAACCAGGCGCCCCCACCCCCAATGTCAACAGCTCCCCCACCCATCACCCCCCCACCTGGGCACATCATGGGCCAGATCCCCCCCTATATCAACCACCCGCCCCCAGGACCTCCACCGCAGCACAGCGGACCCCCTGTTAACGCCCCCCCACCACATCACTATAACCCCTCCTCCATGCAGCAGTTCTCTGAGGACCAGGGCACCCTGAGCCCCCCCTTCAGCCAGCCGGGGGGTATGAGCCCCGGCATGTGGCCCGCCCCCAGAGGGCCGCCGCCCCGGATGCAGGGGCCCCCGCCCCAGGGTCAGATGCCAGGGCCGCACCACCCAGACCAGAACCGCTACAGGCCATACTACCAGTAA